ACCTGCGGGCGTCGATCATGTCCGGCAGGCTGCGTCCGGGAACGTTCATCCGTCTCGACGAGACCGCGGCCCAGCTCGGTGTCAGCGTCACCCCGGTGCGCGAAGCCCTGCTGAAATTGCGCGGCGAGGGCATGGTGCAGCTGGAGCCGCACCGCGGTCACGTCGTGTTGCCGCTCACCCGCCAGGACATCGAGGACATCTTCTGGCTGCAGGCCTCGATCGCCAAGGAGTTAGCGGCCGCGGCCACCGACCACATCACCGAGGCCGAGATCGACGAGCTGGACCGCATCAACGATTCCCTCGCCGCGGCCGTCGGTTCCGGCGACGCCGAGACCATCGCGGGCATCGAGTTCGCCTTTCACCGCGTCTTCAACCAGGCCAGCGGCCGGATCAAGCTCGCCTGGTTCCTGCTGAACGCCGCGCGCTACATGCCGGTGCTGGTGTATGCCGCCGATCCGCATTGGGGCGAGGCGGCCGTCGACAACCACCGGAAGCTGACCGCCGCGCTACGCCGACGCGACACTGCCGCGGTGATCGAGCACACCGTGTGGCAGTTCACCGACGCGGCGGCCCGGCTGACCGAGATGCGGGACCGCACCGGAATCTTCTGATTCGCGGCGATCGCAACAGACCAGCCGGGCGCAGCGGGTGTCGCCATCAAGCGCCGCGGCTAGCTGGCGGCCAGCTGCTCGGCTCGCTTCTTGAGGCTCTCGGCCAGATGGTCGAGGACGTTGTTGAGGAGTTGCTTGACCATCGGAGCGGGGACCGGCATCGACGTTTCGACATCCAGGTCCACGGTCAGCAGGCTCGACGCGCCCATCGCCACCACGGAGAACAGCTGCTCCTGCTTGGTGAACAGGTCGCCCTGCTGCAGGACGGTCTGGATCTGGTTTTCGCCCGGGTAGTACACGGCCTGGATGAACATGCTCTGCATGCCCTGGTAATCGGTGTCGAGCCGCAACTGGCTGGGCCGCCCGTCGTCGTACCGGGCGAGCACCCAGAGACCCTTGATCTCCTCGTTCCACTGCGGGTAGGCCTCGAAGTCGCCGACGATCTTCATGATCAACGCGGCGTCGGCGCCGATCTCGACGGTCTTGCTCAACACTGGCATGCGCGCAGCATAACGGGGTGAGCGAAAACCCCAGCGCGGGGCGCTATCTGGGCCGCGGCTAGGCCGATTCGCCGACGTCGGCCGTCGACAGCAGGGTCCGGACGGGCTCGGGAATCGGGACGGACTTGCGCGTGAGACGGTCGACGTAGACGTGCACCCAATGTCCCAGCGCGGTGATCGGCCGCGCTATTTCTTCTTCGGGGCCGTCCCCGGACTCGAACACGCCCAGCCGGTAGGTGACGCTGCTGCGGCCCAGCCGCGTCACGGCCAGACCCACCATGAGGTCCTGCGGGAAATGCAGCTCGGCGAAATAGCGGCAGCCCGACTCGGCGACGATGCCCAGCGCGGGGGTGGTCATCGGATCCAGCCCGGTGCTGGTGTTAATCCACGCGTTGATCGCGGTGTCGAACAACTGGTAGTAGACCGCGTTGTTGAGGTGTCCGAACATGTCGTTGTCGGCCCACCGCGTCCCGACCGGCCACAGCACCGGGAAGTCGTTGCTGGTCAACCCGTCCGGGGCGGGGGGAACTACTGGAGCCGGGGCCATGGTTGTATTCCAGCATGTCCGGAATTCGGGGCGCGGTGCTGGAGCACATCGGGGCGCCCCGGCCCTACGCACGGTCGCGGCCGATCAGCATCACCGACGTCGACCTCGCGCCCCCGGGACGCGACGAGGTGCTGGTCCGCATCGAGGCGGCCGGCATCTGCCACTCCGACCTGTCGGTGGTCGACGGCAACCGGGTACGCCCGGTGCCGATGCTGCTCGGCCACGAAGCCGCCGGCATCGTCGAGCAGGTCGGTGACGGTGTCGGTGACGTGGCCATCGGTCAGCGGGTGGTGCTCGTGTTCTTGCCGCGCTGCGGCCATTGCGCCGCGTGCGCGACGCAGGGACTGACGCCGTGTGAACCGGGCAGCGCGGCCAACGGCGCCGGCACCCTGCTGGGCGGTGACATTCGGCTCAGCCGGGCCGGTCGGCCGGTCTATCACCACCTCGGGGTCTCGGGTTTCGCGACGCACGCGGTCGTCAACCGCGCCAGCGCGGTCCCGGTGCCGCCCGACGTGCCGGCCGATGTCGCCGCGCTGTTGGGATGCGCGGTGCTGACCGGCGGTGGCGCGGTGCTCAACGTGGGGCATCCGCGGCCCGGCCAGGCGGTCGCGGTGGTCGGTCTGGGCGGCGTCGGGATGGCGGCGCTGCTCACCGCGCTGACCTACGACGACGTGCGGGTGGTCGCCGTCGATCAATTGCCGGAGAAGTTGGCCGCCGCCCGCCGCCTGGGCGCCCACGAGACCTACACGCCACAGCAGGCCGCGGACGCGCGGGTGAAGGCGGCCGTGGTCGTCGAGGCCGTCGGCCATCCAGCCGCCCTTGAGACCGCGATCGGGTTGACCGCGCCGGGCGGTCGCACCATCACGGTCGGTTTGCCGCCGCCGGACGCGCGAATCAGCGTGTCGCCGTTGGGTTTTGTGGCCGAGGGCCGGTCGCTGATCGGTAGCTACCTCGGATCGGCGGTGCCCAGCCGGGACATCCCGCGGTTCGTCGAGCTGTGGCGTTCCGGCCGGCTGCCGGTCCAATCGCTGGTGTCGTCGACGATCCGGCTGGACGACATCAACGAGGCGATGGACCATCTGGCCGACGGCACCGCCGTGCGCCAGCTGATCCGATTCGACGCCTAGCCGCCGTGCAGCGCGCTGGACAGGACATCGCCTTGCAGCGCGAACAGGCGCTGGGAGCCCGGCCATTCCGGTAGCAGCGAGTCGAACCCATGGCAGGCGCGCGCAAACACGTGCAGCTCCGCTGAGACACCGGCACGCAGGAGCCGCAGCGCATAGTCGATGGCCTCGTCCCGGAAGGGATCGATCTCGGCGCAGGTGATCAAGGCCGGTGCCAACCCGGCGAATTCCTGCCGACGGGCGGGCACCGCTGCCTGCGGCCCGACCTCCGGGTGCAGGTAGTGGCGCCACATCAGCTCGGCGCCCTCGCCGTCGAACGCCGGGCTGGCGCGGAACTCCGCCTTCGACGGGGTGGGCCGGTCGTCGAGCACCGGCTGGTGCAGCAGCTGGAACACCACCGGCGGCAACGATCCGTCGGCGGCGCGCTGCGCCAGGCACGCGGCCAGGGCGGCGCCGGCGCTGCTACCCGCGACGGCCAGCCGGGTGGGATCCACGCCGAGTGACGCCGCGTCGTCGGCCACCCAGCGCAGCACGGCGCTCGCGTCCTCGAGCGCGGCCGGATGGGGGTGCTCCGGCGCCAGCCGGTAGTCCACCGACACCACCGTGCACCGCCCGCGGCGGGCGAGCTCCACGCACTGGCGGTGATCGGTGTCGAGGTTTCCCAGCGCGAAACCGCCGGCGTGGCAATACACGACGGCGGGCGACGGCGCCGCGCCCCCGCGGTAGATACGCACCGCGACGCCGCCCACGCTGTCCTCGTCGATTCGGACGTCGCCGGCGCCGGTCTGCCCGGCCGTGATGCGGCGGCGTTCGTTGAACGGATCGCGGGTCAGTCGGATTGCGGCAGCCGAGAAGTCGGTGCGGGTGGTCGCGAGCGCGCGCAGCGCCGGGTCGAGGCGGTCGGCGCCGTCGAGCTCCGTCATCGCGTACTTCGCTCGGGCTCGGCGGCCGGGGAGGGGGTCAAGGCGGCGGGCGGCTCGAAGCGGAAGTCGGCCGGTCTGAACCTGCGCGTCATGCCCCAGAAGGTACGCGCGCTGCGCGGCCACTGGGTGACCACGCGCCCGTTAGGAGCGCGGAAGTAGTTGCTGCACTGGGTGGTCCACACGGTGCCCGCCATCCATCGGTCGATCTTGTCGACGAAGTCGGCCAGCGCCGAGGCACGCACCGCCACGTACCGCCGGCGGCGACGGCGCAGGTGCCGCAGCGCCCGCACGATGTAGCGCGCTTGGGCTTCGAGGATGAAGATGACGCTGTTGGAGCCGACGTTGGTGTTCGGCCCGTACAGCATGAAGAAGTTGGGAAACTCCGGCACGGCCATGCCGAGGTAGGCGTGTGCGCCGTCGCGCCAGACCTGCCGCAGCGTGATTCCGTGTTCGCCGGAAACGTCCAGTTCCCCGAGATAGTCGGCGGCGGCGTAGCCGGTGGCGCAGACCACCACGTCGACCTCGCGTTCGGTGCCGTCTTCGGTGACCAGGGATCGCTTACGCAGGTAGCGCGCCGGGCTGGTCACCACCTCGACGTTGGACCGGGTCAGCGCGGGCAGGTAGTCCGAGGAGAACACCAGCCGCTTGCAGCCCATCGGATGATCCGGTGTGAGCTTGCGGCGCAATTCCTCATCGTCGACCGTCTTTTCGAGCAGCTGCAGGGCCAGTGCGGTGAACTGCTCGGTCTTTTCGCTGCCGTGCTCGATCACGGAGATGTTGGATTCGCTGCGCAGCCACAGCCGGGCGCGGTAGAGCTTTTTGGCGAGCGGGAGGTGCGCGAAGGCCCAGCGCTCCCGCCGCGTGTAGTGCCGGTCGGGCTTGGGCAGTATCCAGGTGGGTGATCGTTGCACCGAATACACCGTGTCGGCCACCTTGGCCAATTCGGGGATCAGCTGGGAGGCCGTCGACCCGGTCCCCAGCACCGCAATCTTCTTGCCCTCCAGCGCGATCGAGTGGTCCCAGCGCGACGAGTGCATCACCTTTCCGGTGAAGGGCTCTTCTTCGATGAGGTCGGGCAGCAGCGGCCGGGTGAACAGGCCGACGGCCGAAACGACGATGTTGAAGTTGTGCTGTTCGCCGGCGGTGGTGGTCAGGCACCAGAGCTGGGTGTCCGAATCCCAGTGCGCGGAGCGGATTTCGGTGCGCAGCTTCAGGTGCGGCCGCAGGCCGTGCTTGTCGGCGGCCCGCTGGAAGTAGTCCAGGATTTCGGGTTGTCCCGACCACAGCCGTGACCAGTGGGCGTTCAGGTCGAAGGAGAACGAGTACAAGTGTGACTTGACGTCACAGGCTAGCCCCGGATAGGTGTTGATGCGCCAGGTGCCCCCGACACCGTCTTCGCGGTCGAAAATGGTGAAGTTGCCAAAACCGGCGCGGGACAGCATGATTCCGAGCGCCAGGCCGCCCGGGCCCGCGCCGATGATGCCTACCGACAGGTCGTTCATCGGATCTGCAGGCATTGACCACCGTCGATGATGAGTTCGGAGCCGGTGATGAACGACGCCTCACCGGAGACCAGGAAGGCCACGGCGTCGGCGACTTCGTCGGCCCGGCCTATCCGCCCGAACATCGACGCCTCGGCCAGCCGGTCCTGGGTGGTTTCGTCGAGCATCGAGGTGGCGATCGGCCCGGGGAACACCGCGTTGACCCGGATGCCGGCGGGGGCGAGTTCGGCCGCGGCGGTCTGGGTCAGGCCGCGCAGCGCCCACTTCGACGAGCCGTAGGCGCCGTGCTGCGGGAACGGGCGGATCGCGCCGGTGCTGCAGATGTTGACGATGGACGCGTCGGGCGCCGCGCGCAGGTGCTCCAGCGCCGCGCGCATGCCGAGGAACGCGCCCAGACAGTTGACCCGCCAGGAGTTTTCGAATCCTTCGGCGGTCTCCTCGGTCAACGACGCCCGGTGCAGCACGCCGGCGCAGTTGACCAGCGTGCTCAGCGACCCGAAGCGCTCGACCACCGCCGCAACCGCGGAGTCCCACTGCTGCTCCGCGGTGACGTCTAGTTCCACCGCGATCAGTTCCTCGTCGCCCGATTCGCGCACCGCGGCGGCGAGATCGTCGGCCCGCCGGTCGCAGGCCGCCACCGAAAACCCCTTGGCGCGTAACCGTTCGGCGATGGCCCGGCCCTGCCCGCCGGCCGCGCCGGTCACCAGTGCGACACGTGGATTCATGCCGGCGTCACCTCCGGGCTCTCGGCTAATCCGCCGGTGGTGATGAAGCGGCACCGGCGCCGCGCGAAACGCCACTGGCCGGCGACGCGGGTCAACTCGTCGTCGTAGAGGGCGGGCCGCAACTGCAGATCGCCGCACCGGACGAACAGCACCTGCGATCGGGCGCTCGCGCGGTCCCCGTCGACCGTGATCCTCGAGACACCGGTCAGATGCAGGCCGCGCGCCGCGTCGCGGAACATGCCGGCGATCCCGTCGTGTCCTGCGAAAGTCTTGCCGTAGACCAGGAATTCGCCGTCGGAGGCGAACAGCTGGGCGCAGCCGTCGACATCACCGGCATCGAGTGCGAGGGCGTATGCGGCGATCAGGTCGCGGATCGCGGCCTGATCGTCCGCCTGGTTGGCGGTCATTGCGTCGCCTCACGCAGGTGTTCGGCGGCCCCGCGCCGCAGCGCCAGGGACTCGGCGGCCAGGGTGATCATGCCGAAGCCCAACCGCGCCATGGCCTGGCCCGTGACACCGTCGCCGGCGTGGATGCCGGTGACCAGGCCCGCGTCCGAGGCCGCCCGGTGGACGCGCGTGATCGCGTCGAGCACCTCGGGGTGCCGGGTCGCCCCGAGGACGCCGACACCCATGGAGATGGCGAGATCGGCGGGGCCGACGTAGATTCCGGTCAGACCGTCGACGGCGCAGATCTCCTCGATGCCGGAGAGCGCCGCCGCGGTCTCGATCATCGCGAACACGCTCACCCGGGATTCGTGGGCGGCGGGGTCGGCACCGAGACTGGCGCACAGCGGGCCGAAGCTGCGCACGCCCGCCGGTGGATAGCGGGTGGCGGCCACCGCCGCCGCGGCCTCGTCGGCCGACTCGATCATCGCGATGACGACGGCGTCGGCGCCGGCATCGGCCACCCGCCCGATCGGCGCGGCATCGGCGTTGGGCAGGCGCACCGCGGTGGCCAGCGGCAGGTGCTCGGTGCGGCGCAGCATGCGGGCGATGTCGGCGTCGTCGAGATAGCCGTGCTGGGCGTCGAATCCGACGTAGTCGTAACCGGCGCGGGCGAATTCCTCGGGCCCCAGCCACGTCGGCCCGGTGACCCAGCCGCCGAAGATCACGGGTTTGCTGCCCAGCGCCAGCTGCAGATTGCTCGGCGAAGCATCCGTCACGGTCGGCCCCTCACCCGGCGATCGCGATCTTGATGCGCTCGGCCACCGGTCGGCAGGCCAGCTCGAACGCATCCTGCACCGCCTCGACACCGAACGTGTGGGTGAGGTAGGCGCCGAGTAGCCAGGGATGCTCGGCGGTGAACTTGCTCGCGAGCTCCAGCATGCGCCGCCGGTCAAGGGTCACACCGGATTTCAGCGTCAGGTTATTGCGCAGCATGGCCCGCATGCTGATCGGATACATCTCGTCGTCGGCGACACCGAAATAGAAGACGGTGCCGCCGGGTGCGGTGGCGTCGATGGCGTGCGTCAGGGTGGCGACCTGGTGTCCGACCGCCTCGATGACGACGTCGGCGCGGTCCCCGGGTTCGAGCTGACTCGCCCAGCGATCGCTGGTGGCGCGCACCGCCTCGTCGACGCCGAATGCCCTTGCCACATCGCGGCGATCGATCGGGTCGACCCCGGTGACGCGCCGCGCACCGGCCGCCTTGGCCACGTAGGAGAACAGCAGGCCGATCGATCCCTGGCCGATGATCGCGACGTGCCGGCCGGCCAAATCGCCGAGCTGCTCGCAGGCGTAGAGCACACAGGCCAGCGGTTGCAGGCCGATGGCCTGCGCCGGCGTCAGCGCCGGGTCGTAGGGCGCCAGCCCATCGCCGTTGCTCACGATGCGTTCCATCATGCCGTCGAACCCGGAGGCCCAGCCGACGACGACGTCCCCGGGACGGTGCGCGCGGTGCCGGCTGGCGATCACCTCACCGGCGACCTCGTGGATGGGGAAGCCGTCTTTCTCGGGTCCGCTGCGGCCGTCGTCGCCCGGGATCCGGCCCTTGGCACCGCGGAAGGCGGGCAGGTCGCTGCCGCAGACGCCGGCGGCCAAAAAACGCAGCAGCACCTGTCCGTCGGTCAGGGACTCGGGCGTGGGGTCCGCGATCGTCGTCCGCTCGAACTGGTACGGGGCGATGAGCCGGTAGGACCACACGTCACACCTCCACCGGGATGTTGTTCCAACCCCATTGGAAGCTCGACGGCAACCGGGTGGCGGCTTCGGACTGAATAGCGTAGTCGGGCACCCGGCGCAGCCATTCCTGTAGCAGCACATCGATTTCCAGCCTCGCCAGGTGGTAGCCGATGCAGAAGTGCTGGCCGCGGCCGAACGCCAGTGAGCGGCGGATGGGCCGGTCCCAGAGGAATTCGTCGGGTTCGGGGTACTCCCGCTCGTCGCGGCTGGCCGACGCGAGCAGGGTGATGACGCGCTGGCCGGGGCTGATGGTCTGGCCGTGAATCTCGAAGGGCCTGCGCGCCGTTCGCGCGAACCACTGCGCCGGCGCGCAGTACCGGATCATCTCCTCACGCGCGACGGGCACGTTGCTTGCGGGATCGGCGCGAACGGTGGCCAGCTGGCCGGGCCGTTGGCTGAGCTCCCACAGCCCGTGGGCGACGATCTTGGGCACCGTCTCCGTGCCGCCAATGAAGATGCACAGCATCTGGGTGGCGACTTCCATGTCGTCGAGGGCGCTGCCGTCGGGCAGGTGATAGCCGAGCAGGCCGTCGACCACGTCCAGCGGCGGCCCGGACCGGTCGGCGCGACGGCGGGCGACCGCGGGCAGCAGGAACTCGAAATAGTTGGGGCGCGCCTGCCCGGTGTCCACGCCGACACCGGGCTGAGCGAGGCTGCCGACGTTGACCGCGGCGAGGACCTGCGGCGCGAGATCGGTGGGGATGCCCAGCAATTCGCAGACAACCGCGGCCACCACGACGCCGCCGTAATCCTGGGTCAGGTCGAACGCACCGCGCGGCAGCAGCAGGTCGAGCCGTTCGTTGGCCAGCTCCCGGATCCTGCCCTCGAGGTCGGTGACCGACCGCGGCCGAAACGGCCGGGAGTGCGTGCGCCGGATCTCGCCGTACAGGTCGGCGTCGAACATGGCGTGGAACGGCAGGGGGTGCAGCGGTGGGTCGTCGACCGGACCCGAGTTGTGTTGGGCCAGCACCGATGCCGCGGGCAGGGTGCCCTCCGAGGCGACGAACGTGCCGTTGTTGACCTCCAGGACCTTCCAGATGTCCTCGAAGCGCGACAGCGCGAAGGTGTCCCACTGCGGCATGTAATACACCGGGTGGTGGTCGCGCAGGATTCGGTAGTACGGCAACGGGTTTGCCATCACCGCAGCGTCGAAGGGATCGTAGCTGAAGTCGGTGTGGTCCATGGGTCCTTGGCGCTCGGTCACTGCAGCGGTGAGGGCGGGAGGGCCTGCAGGATGGAATCTTCCCACCCGTCACGCAACGCGGGGGCCACGCTCATCCAGGTGACGATCTCGGCGGGCGGGCTCTCCTTCCACGAGGGGTAGTGCTCGGCGAAGCAGTCCCAGCCCCCGTCCAGCGCCCAGTAGTGGATGACCTCGTTGAAGCGGAAGGTCGTGGTGAACGAACCGAGCCAGCGTTTT
The sequence above is drawn from the Mycobacterium marseillense genome and encodes:
- a CDS encoding acyl-CoA thioesterase encodes the protein MAPAPVVPPAPDGLTSNDFPVLWPVGTRWADNDMFGHLNNAVYYQLFDTAINAWINTSTGLDPMTTPALGIVAESGCRYFAELHFPQDLMVGLAVTRLGRSSVTYRLGVFESGDGPEEEIARPITALGHWVHVYVDRLTRKSVPIPEPVRTLLSTADVGESA
- a CDS encoding SDR family NAD(P)-dependent oxidoreductase; its protein translation is MNPRVALVTGAAGGQGRAIAERLRAKGFSVAACDRRADDLAAAVRESGDEELIAVELDVTAEQQWDSAVAAVVERFGSLSTLVNCAGVLHRASLTEETAEGFENSWRVNCLGAFLGMRAALEHLRAAPDASIVNICSTGAIRPFPQHGAYGSSKWALRGLTQTAAAELAPAGIRVNAVFPGPIATSMLDETTQDRLAEASMFGRIGRADEVADAVAFLVSGEASFITGSELIIDGGQCLQIR
- a CDS encoding alpha/beta hydrolase codes for the protein MTELDGADRLDPALRALATTRTDFSAAAIRLTRDPFNERRRITAGQTGAGDVRIDEDSVGGVAVRIYRGGAAPSPAVVYCHAGGFALGNLDTDHRQCVELARRGRCTVVSVDYRLAPEHPHPAALEDASAVLRWVADDAASLGVDPTRLAVAGSSAGAALAACLAQRAADGSLPPVVFQLLHQPVLDDRPTPSKAEFRASPAFDGEGAELMWRHYLHPEVGPQAAVPARRQEFAGLAPALITCAEIDPFRDEAIDYALRLLRAGVSAELHVFARACHGFDSLLPEWPGSQRLFALQGDVLSSALHGG
- a CDS encoding HpcH/HpaI aldolase family protein — translated: MTDASPSNLQLALGSKPVIFGGWVTGPTWLGPEEFARAGYDYVGFDAQHGYLDDADIARMLRRTEHLPLATAVRLPNADAAPIGRVADAGADAVVIAMIESADEAAAAVAATRYPPAGVRSFGPLCASLGADPAAHESRVSVFAMIETAAALSGIEEICAVDGLTGIYVGPADLAISMGVGVLGATRHPEVLDAITRVHRAASDAGLVTGIHAGDGVTGQAMARLGFGMITLAAESLALRRGAAEHLREATQ
- a CDS encoding GntR family transcriptional regulator, encoding MSMQPRSRRPLRRAQLSDEVAGHLRASIMSGRLRPGTFIRLDETAAQLGVSVTPVREALLKLRGEGMVQLEPHRGHVVLPLTRQDIEDIFWLQASIAKELAAAATDHITEAEIDELDRINDSLAAAVGSGDAETIAGIEFAFHRVFNQASGRIKLAWFLLNAARYMPVLVYAADPHWGEAAVDNHRKLTAALRRRDTAAVIEHTVWQFTDAAARLTEMRDRTGIF
- a CDS encoding flavin-containing monooxygenase, which encodes MPADPMNDLSVGIIGAGPGGLALGIMLSRAGFGNFTIFDREDGVGGTWRINTYPGLACDVKSHLYSFSFDLNAHWSRLWSGQPEILDYFQRAADKHGLRPHLKLRTEIRSAHWDSDTQLWCLTTTAGEQHNFNIVVSAVGLFTRPLLPDLIEEEPFTGKVMHSSRWDHSIALEGKKIAVLGTGSTASQLIPELAKVADTVYSVQRSPTWILPKPDRHYTRRERWAFAHLPLAKKLYRARLWLRSESNISVIEHGSEKTEQFTALALQLLEKTVDDEELRRKLTPDHPMGCKRLVFSSDYLPALTRSNVEVVTSPARYLRKRSLVTEDGTEREVDVVVCATGYAAADYLGELDVSGEHGITLRQVWRDGAHAYLGMAVPEFPNFFMLYGPNTNVGSNSVIFILEAQARYIVRALRHLRRRRRRYVAVRASALADFVDKIDRWMAGTVWTTQCSNYFRAPNGRVVTQWPRSARTFWGMTRRFRPADFRFEPPAALTPSPAAEPERSTR
- a CDS encoding nuclear transport factor 2 family protein; amino-acid sequence: MTANQADDQAAIRDLIAAYALALDAGDVDGCAQLFASDGEFLVYGKTFAGHDGIAGMFRDAARGLHLTGVSRITVDGDRASARSQVLFVRCGDLQLRPALYDDELTRVAGQWRFARRRCRFITTGGLAESPEVTPA
- a CDS encoding alcohol dehydrogenase catalytic domain-containing protein; amino-acid sequence: MSGIRGAVLEHIGAPRPYARSRPISITDVDLAPPGRDEVLVRIEAAGICHSDLSVVDGNRVRPVPMLLGHEAAGIVEQVGDGVGDVAIGQRVVLVFLPRCGHCAACATQGLTPCEPGSAANGAGTLLGGDIRLSRAGRPVYHHLGVSGFATHAVVNRASAVPVPPDVPADVAALLGCAVLTGGGAVLNVGHPRPGQAVAVVGLGGVGMAALLTALTYDDVRVVAVDQLPEKLAAARRLGAHETYTPQQAADARVKAAVVVEAVGHPAALETAIGLTAPGGRTITVGLPPPDARISVSPLGFVAEGRSLIGSYLGSAVPSRDIPRFVELWRSGRLPVQSLVSSTIRLDDINEAMDHLADGTAVRQLIRFDA
- a CDS encoding zinc-binding dehydrogenase, with the protein product MWSYRLIAPYQFERTTIADPTPESLTDGQVLLRFLAAGVCGSDLPAFRGAKGRIPGDDGRSGPEKDGFPIHEVAGEVIASRHRAHRPGDVVVGWASGFDGMMERIVSNGDGLAPYDPALTPAQAIGLQPLACVLYACEQLGDLAGRHVAIIGQGSIGLLFSYVAKAAGARRVTGVDPIDRRDVARAFGVDEAVRATSDRWASQLEPGDRADVVIEAVGHQVATLTHAIDATAPGGTVFYFGVADDEMYPISMRAMLRNNLTLKSGVTLDRRRMLELASKFTAEHPWLLGAYLTHTFGVEAVQDAFELACRPVAERIKIAIAG
- a CDS encoding cytochrome P450, translated to MDHTDFSYDPFDAAVMANPLPYYRILRDHHPVYYMPQWDTFALSRFEDIWKVLEVNNGTFVASEGTLPAASVLAQHNSGPVDDPPLHPLPFHAMFDADLYGEIRRTHSRPFRPRSVTDLEGRIRELANERLDLLLPRGAFDLTQDYGGVVVAAVVCELLGIPTDLAPQVLAAVNVGSLAQPGVGVDTGQARPNYFEFLLPAVARRRADRSGPPLDVVDGLLGYHLPDGSALDDMEVATQMLCIFIGGTETVPKIVAHGLWELSQRPGQLATVRADPASNVPVAREEMIRYCAPAQWFARTARRPFEIHGQTISPGQRVITLLASASRDEREYPEPDEFLWDRPIRRSLAFGRGQHFCIGYHLARLEIDVLLQEWLRRVPDYAIQSEAATRLPSSFQWGWNNIPVEV
- a CDS encoding SRPBCC family protein — protein: MPVLSKTVEIGADAALIMKIVGDFEAYPQWNEEIKGLWVLARYDDGRPSQLRLDTDYQGMQSMFIQAVYYPGENQIQTVLQQGDLFTKQEQLFSVVAMGASSLLTVDLDVETSMPVPAPMVKQLLNNVLDHLAESLKKRAEQLAAS